Proteins encoded within one genomic window of Deferribacter autotrophicus:
- a CDS encoding mechanosensitive ion channel family protein, translated as MYDFIDTLKEFFNFTVLNISIKKLLIFFFIIFVFFFLKQIVTNFILKTIKKLTGKTKTEVDDLLIVAIEKPAKLVIVLIGFHFGFLYLNLPDKSQLLVRHIINSLLIFAVSWSLYRSETIINKSIEKFLKDRQFELIDSFVPFINKFIKITIVIFGIIFIIQEWGYNVGALLTGLGIGGVAIALAAKDTLANFFGSLMILLDRPFKVGDWIICNNIEGIVEDIGFRSTRIRTFAKALVSVPNSIIATSPITNWSLRDRRRIKMVIGVTYSTPRDKMEKAVNEIENMLKNHPMIHDEPLMVYFTDFNNSSLDIFIYCFTKTSVWAEYLAIRQDVNLKIMEIMEKLNIEFAFPSMSVYIEKTPEREADIKNL; from the coding sequence ATGTATGATTTTATAGATACATTGAAAGAATTTTTTAACTTTACAGTCTTAAATATTAGCATTAAAAAACTCCTAATATTTTTCTTTATCATATTTGTTTTCTTCTTTCTAAAACAGATCGTTACAAACTTTATCTTAAAAACAATTAAAAAATTAACAGGAAAAACTAAAACAGAAGTCGATGATCTATTAATTGTTGCTATAGAAAAACCTGCAAAACTGGTTATTGTATTAATCGGGTTCCATTTTGGTTTTTTATATCTTAACCTTCCGGATAAATCACAATTACTTGTAAGACATATCATCAATTCTCTCTTAATATTTGCAGTTTCCTGGTCACTTTATCGCTCTGAAACAATCATTAATAAGTCTATTGAAAAGTTTCTTAAAGACAGGCAGTTTGAACTCATTGATAGCTTTGTCCCTTTTATCAACAAATTTATCAAGATTACCATTGTTATTTTTGGGATAATATTTATCATTCAAGAATGGGGTTATAATGTAGGGGCCCTGCTTACTGGACTTGGAATTGGCGGTGTGGCCATCGCCCTTGCTGCTAAAGATACTTTGGCAAATTTTTTTGGTAGTTTAATGATTCTCCTTGATAGACCTTTTAAAGTTGGTGACTGGATTATATGTAACAATATCGAAGGGATAGTGGAAGATATAGGGTTTAGAAGCACTAGAATTAGAACATTTGCAAAAGCTCTGGTATCAGTACCAAATTCCATCATTGCCACATCTCCCATCACTAACTGGTCATTGAGGGATAGAAGAAGAATAAAAATGGTTATAGGGGTAACCTACTCAACTCCAAGAGATAAAATGGAGAAAGCTGTAAACGAAATAGAAAATATGCTCAAAAATCATCCCATGATTCATGATGAACCACTAATGGTTTACTTCACAGATTTTAACAACAGTTCATTGGATATTTTTATTTACTGCTTCACAAAAACAAGTGTGTGGGCTGAATATCTTGCCATTAGACAGGATGTCAACCTTAAGATTATGGAAATTATGGAAAAACTGAATATAGAATTTGCTTTTCCATCTATGTCTGTCTATATCGAAAAAACACCTGAACGTGAAGCAGATATTAAAAATTTATAA
- a CDS encoding glycosyltransferase family 4 protein yields MKIKNIGFVSTRIAGTDGVSLEIEKWASILERNGFNCFYFAGELDREPEKSYLCPIAHFNHPEIEELNEKFFGVRVRDHETSLKVSEIKEYLKIQLYDFVKRFDIDLLIPENALTIPMNIPLGLALTEFIAETCFPTIAHHHDFYWERTRFLINSVKDYLDRAFPPDLKSIQHVVINSLASEQLSLRKGISNVVIPNVFDFSNSAKKINDKICHQIRELAGLENDDLFVLQPTRIVPRKWIERAVEIVHLMKLKNPKLVISHAKGDEGDVYYVRVKNYAKILGVEIVGLDEHIGTERCVKNGKSIFTIKDAYQCCDIVTYPSGYEGFGNAFLETIYFKKPIIVNRYSIFITDIEPYGFDVFKFDGFVTEDFIEEVLETLNNKDKLHEMVEKNYEVAKKYFSFDVLEKKLLRLIENIEEQCL; encoded by the coding sequence ATGAAGATAAAAAATATAGGTTTTGTTTCCACAAGAATAGCTGGCACAGATGGAGTATCTCTTGAAATTGAAAAATGGGCAAGTATTCTTGAACGAAATGGATTTAACTGTTTCTATTTTGCAGGAGAGCTCGATAGGGAACCTGAAAAATCATATCTGTGTCCTATAGCACATTTTAACCATCCAGAAATTGAAGAACTCAACGAAAAGTTTTTTGGTGTAAGAGTAAGAGATCACGAGACATCACTTAAAGTCTCTGAAATCAAAGAATATTTGAAAATACAGCTTTATGATTTTGTTAAAAGATTTGATATTGATCTCTTAATACCTGAAAACGCTTTAACCATACCTATGAACATTCCACTAGGGCTTGCTCTAACAGAGTTTATAGCAGAAACTTGTTTTCCCACCATTGCCCACCATCACGATTTTTACTGGGAGCGAACCCGCTTTTTAATAAACTCAGTCAAAGATTATCTTGATAGAGCTTTCCCTCCCGACCTAAAATCAATTCAGCATGTGGTAATTAATTCTTTAGCATCAGAACAATTAAGTCTGAGAAAAGGTATATCAAATGTTGTAATACCAAATGTTTTCGATTTTTCAAATTCAGCGAAAAAAATAAATGATAAAATATGCCATCAGATTAGGGAACTTGCTGGACTTGAAAATGATGATTTATTTGTGCTCCAGCCCACAAGAATCGTACCGCGAAAATGGATTGAGAGAGCTGTAGAAATAGTTCACCTTATGAAATTGAAAAATCCAAAGCTTGTTATTTCTCACGCCAAGGGTGATGAAGGGGATGTTTATTACGTTAGAGTAAAAAACTATGCAAAGATTTTAGGTGTTGAAATAGTTGGGTTGGATGAACATATTGGAACTGAAAGATGTGTTAAAAACGGTAAATCAATCTTTACAATTAAAGATGCTTATCAATGCTGTGATATTGTGACATACCCATCAGGTTATGAAGGGTTTGGAAATGCATTCCTTGAAACAATCTACTTTAAAAAACCTATTATTGTAAACAGGTATTCAATTTTTATCACAGATATTGAGCCTTATGGATTTGATGTTTTTAAGTTTGATGGATTTGTAACAGAAGATTTCATTGAAGAGGTTTTAGAAACTTTAAATAATAAAGATAAGCTTCATGAAATGGTTGAAAAAAACTATGAAGTAGCAAAAAAATACTTTTCTTTTGACGTGTTAGAAAAAAAATTATTGCGTTTAATTGAAAATATTGAGGAGCAGTGTTTATAA
- a CDS encoding glycosyltransferase: MKYNVAILHYSAPPVIGGVEEVIKQQAFLFRRNLISVKIVAGKGEQFDKLIPVETNPLLASDSEEIAKSVESALKGNMEYLFKLKENIKNYLINSVKDFDFLVVHNILNMKYNLPAAMAIHEIANEKITKVISWCHDSLYFYDNYNPIFDKEPFNILKKYNENITYVAISKSRQKLFASLFNISENKIHVIKNGVDPVKFFMLDTNTVKIIKQEDLYNCDLLLVQPSRLHPRKNIELTIKVIKALIEKGVNAKALITGAFDPHEKSTIEYYDKLCNLIKDLKVENNAILLAKYILPSGEAIQSNKIKIKDIYHLADILFLPSTQEGFGIPLLEAGMLKIPVVCSNIPPFKEIAGEYVTFFDLNEDINSIADKIIKVSKTYKTSLFFRKVLKEYSLDNIFKEKINPLLTSLL, encoded by the coding sequence ATGAAATATAACGTGGCAATTTTGCACTATTCTGCACCACCTGTAATAGGCGGTGTTGAAGAGGTAATAAAACAACAAGCTTTTCTTTTTCGCAGAAATCTAATAAGCGTAAAAATAGTAGCTGGAAAAGGTGAACAATTTGATAAACTTATCCCTGTTGAAACTAATCCTTTATTGGCTTCTGATTCAGAGGAAATTGCCAAATCTGTAGAATCAGCATTAAAAGGCAATATGGAATATTTATTTAAATTAAAAGAAAATATTAAAAATTACCTGATAAATTCTGTGAAAGATTTTGACTTTCTCGTTGTTCATAACATTCTCAACATGAAATACAATCTTCCCGCAGCCATGGCAATCCATGAAATTGCTAATGAAAAAATTACTAAAGTTATCAGTTGGTGTCATGATTCATTATATTTTTATGATAACTATAACCCAATCTTTGATAAAGAACCCTTTAATATTTTAAAAAAATACAACGAAAATATAACCTATGTCGCAATATCAAAAAGTAGGCAAAAACTGTTTGCGTCCCTCTTTAATATTTCAGAAAATAAAATACATGTAATTAAAAATGGAGTTGACCCAGTTAAATTTTTTATGCTTGATACAAATACTGTAAAAATTATAAAGCAAGAAGATTTATATAACTGTGATCTTCTCCTTGTTCAACCTTCAAGATTACATCCAAGAAAAAATATTGAGCTAACTATAAAAGTTATAAAAGCACTTATTGAAAAAGGGGTAAATGCAAAAGCATTAATAACTGGAGCTTTTGATCCCCATGAAAAATCAACCATTGAATATTATGACAAACTTTGCAACTTAATAAAAGATTTAAAAGTTGAAAATAATGCAATCTTACTTGCTAAATACATTCTCCCGTCAGGAGAAGCTATTCAAAGTAACAAGATAAAAATAAAAGACATATATCATCTTGCTGATATACTCTTTCTCCCAAGCACTCAGGAAGGGTTTGGAATACCTTTACTTGAAGCAGGTATGCTGAAAATACCTGTAGTTTGCTCAAATATTCCACCATTTAAAGAAATTGCAGGTGAATATGTTACATTTTTCGATTTAAATGAGGATATAAATAGTATTGCCGACAAAATTATTAAAGTCTCAAAAACATATAAAACAAGTTTGTTTTTCAGAAAAGTATTAAAAGAATACAGCCTTGATAATATTTTTAAAGAAAAAATTAATCCTCTTCTCACTTCTTTACTTTAG
- a CDS encoding aspartate:alanine exchanger family transporter, giving the protein MDHLPTVFYIFLLISLGLLLGNLHYKNFSLDIAGLLIISLIAGHFGIVIPEDFKYFGLAIFIYAIGLQTGPGFFDSLKKEGLKLNLLSLTLLSLIFFSIVGVSYLLGYNSSIAAGIYTGVLTSAPALASALEMKNDHTISVIFGVVYPFALIVTVLIFRILPMVFKIDFNKEYERYKEGVLKEHPPILTKNFKITNEIFKKEKIRKSDLERLTGTVVERIASEHEIGEIVDDFVIHYGDIIRATGTDEQLKRMKIVAGEEAEADVQFKDNMKIYRLLVSNKDIVGKKINELKELYALGGRISKVRRAGIDISPMPEVTLMLGDKLYIVGLERNKDKIIRLIGDNLMAFPSADFIPISLGIVLGMLVGYIPIELPFVGVFKLSFVGGILLCALIFGRLGRIGPIVWQLSPHSNNLMKVLGQLLFVATVGTNAGKYLVESITTHGIYPVLFAIVTLIVVTFSFSFYVLKILKMNGLQYLGFLAGTFTSTPSLGVVNNMVKNELPSISYAAVYPFSLIVSLIFAEVIFKII; this is encoded by the coding sequence ATGGATCATTTACCAACAGTTTTTTACATTTTTTTGTTAATTTCACTTGGGTTGCTTTTAGGGAATTTGCATTATAAGAATTTCAGTCTTGATATTGCGGGATTGTTAATTATATCGCTTATAGCAGGCCATTTTGGGATTGTTATACCGGAAGATTTTAAGTATTTTGGACTTGCTATTTTTATATATGCTATAGGACTCCAGACTGGACCTGGTTTTTTTGATTCATTAAAAAAGGAAGGACTAAAACTAAATCTTTTATCTTTAACTTTATTATCTTTAATCTTTTTTTCAATAGTAGGAGTTTCTTATCTTTTAGGATACAATAGTTCCATTGCAGCAGGAATTTACACTGGTGTGCTTACGTCAGCTCCTGCGCTTGCATCTGCACTTGAAATGAAAAATGATCATACGATTTCAGTAATTTTTGGTGTTGTTTATCCTTTTGCACTGATAGTTACGGTTTTAATATTTAGAATATTACCTATGGTTTTTAAAATTGATTTCAATAAAGAATATGAAAGATATAAAGAAGGGGTTTTGAAAGAACATCCACCAATATTAACAAAGAATTTTAAAATAACTAATGAAATATTTAAAAAAGAAAAGATTAGAAAAAGCGATTTGGAAAGACTAACTGGTACTGTGGTGGAGCGTATTGCCTCAGAACATGAGATAGGTGAGATTGTGGATGATTTTGTTATCCATTATGGAGATATCATAAGAGCAACTGGTACTGACGAGCAGCTTAAAAGGATGAAAATTGTTGCAGGAGAAGAAGCGGAAGCAGATGTGCAGTTTAAAGACAATATGAAGATATATCGATTGCTTGTAAGTAACAAAGATATTGTAGGTAAGAAGATTAACGAGTTAAAAGAGCTTTATGCTTTGGGGGGAAGAATTTCTAAAGTTAGGAGAGCAGGTATAGACATTTCTCCAATGCCTGAAGTAACATTAATGCTTGGGGATAAGCTATATATCGTGGGCCTAGAGAGAAACAAAGATAAAATTATCAGATTGATAGGTGATAATTTGATGGCATTCCCTTCTGCAGATTTTATTCCTATTTCCCTTGGAATAGTTTTGGGTATGCTTGTTGGGTATATTCCCATAGAATTACCTTTTGTTGGGGTATTTAAGTTGAGTTTTGTGGGGGGAATACTTCTGTGTGCTTTAATCTTTGGTAGGCTTGGTAGAATTGGTCCCATTGTTTGGCAATTATCTCCTCATTCCAACAATCTTATGAAAGTGTTAGGACAGCTTCTTTTTGTAGCCACTGTGGGAACAAATGCAGGGAAATATTTGGTTGAATCAATAACCACTCATGGCATTTATCCTGTTTTGTTTGCAATTGTAACATTAATAGTAGTAACTTTTAGTTTCAGTTTTTATGTGCTGAAGATTTTAAAAATGAATGGATTGCAATATTTAGGTTTTCTAGCAGGAACTTTTACATCTACACCTTCTTTAGGAGTTGTAAATAATATGGTAAAGAACGAGTTACCATCAATCAGTTATGCGGCGGTTTACCCATTTTCATTGATAGTGAGCTTAATTTTTGCTGAGGTGATTTTTAAAATAATATGA
- a CDS encoding mechanosensitive ion channel family protein: MSDKFLFYKQLAVSFGIKIIIGLLIIFIGKFLSKRVSVVVSKGLKKAKADDMLAGFIGDLTYYALFIVSIVIALNTIGIKTTSLVAIIGAATLAVGLSLQSNLSNFGSGVLILFTRPFKVGDFVEAGGVAGIVEKISIFNTLLKTPDNRSIIMPNSKIVGNEIINYSARDIRRIDLVVRVGYKEDLKIVKTVLKKILDEDERILKEPEYFIGVSELADNSINFVVRPWVKSSDYWQTRCDLLEKIKTRFDKEGISIPYPQMDVHLKNGKSF, translated from the coding sequence ATGAGTGATAAATTTCTTTTTTATAAGCAACTTGCTGTCAGTTTTGGTATTAAAATCATAATTGGTCTTTTAATAATTTTTATCGGAAAGTTTTTGTCCAAAAGAGTTAGTGTTGTTGTAAGTAAGGGGTTAAAAAAAGCAAAAGCCGATGATATGCTTGCAGGCTTTATTGGTGATTTGACTTATTATGCACTTTTTATTGTTTCCATAGTTATTGCATTAAATACCATAGGGATTAAAACCACATCATTAGTTGCCATTATTGGTGCTGCAACTCTTGCTGTAGGTTTATCTTTGCAGAGTAATCTTTCAAATTTTGGGTCTGGTGTTTTGATTCTATTCACAAGACCTTTTAAAGTGGGGGATTTTGTTGAAGCAGGTGGTGTTGCTGGAATTGTTGAAAAAATATCAATTTTTAATACTTTATTGAAAACTCCTGATAATCGAAGCATTATAATGCCGAATTCAAAAATTGTAGGAAATGAAATCATAAATTATTCTGCAAGAGATATAAGGAGGATAGATCTCGTTGTAAGAGTAGGGTATAAGGAGGATTTGAAAATAGTAAAGACTGTTTTAAAGAAAATATTAGATGAAGATGAAAGAATTTTAAAAGAGCCAGAATATTTTATTGGGGTGTCAGAGCTTGCAGATAACAGCATAAATTTTGTAGTACGTCCATGGGTAAAATCTTCTGATTACTGGCAAACAAGATGTGATTTGCTTGAAAAGATAAAAACTCGTTTTGATAAAGAAGGTATAAGTATTCCTTATCCACAAATGGATGTTCATTTAAAAAATGGTAAAAGCTTTTAG
- a CDS encoding mannose-1-phosphate guanylyltransferase/mannose-6-phosphate isomerase, with translation MYSIILAGGSGSRLWPLSRRKFPKQFLKLTDDETLLQKTVKRNLFFSEKEDIVIVTNQDHSFFVKSQVQTKLGEKVNVLDEPVGKNTAPAIALGIKYIQEKLHGKLNDPVFISPSDHIISPASEFADYVKTAEKFAKNGYIVTFGVVPTKPETGYGYINKGEKIDENCYKVKQFVEKPDLETAKKYLESGNYLWNSGMFMFSIETFIEEIEKYEPKIYDIFTSSFEDMIENFHKMPEISIDYAIMEKSNKVVVIPINITWSDIGSWDSVYEVMPKDENKNVIQGNVVSKNSKNSLIIGSKRLLCTVGVEDLIIADTDDAILIAKKGYSQQVKDIVELLRKEEREEAEVHKTVYRPWGSYTVLDEGVNYKVKKIVVNPGQKLSLQLHYHRAEHWIGLKGTAKVQIGDEFIYLHENEKAYIPKATKHRIENPGKIHFEMIEVQIGEYVGEDDIVRFEDIYGRVK, from the coding sequence ATGTACTCAATTATTTTGGCAGGGGGAAGTGGTTCAAGGTTGTGGCCTTTATCAAGAAGAAAATTTCCAAAGCAATTTCTCAAACTAACTGACGATGAAACACTCTTGCAGAAAACTGTAAAAAGAAATTTATTTTTCAGCGAAAAAGAGGATATAGTAATCGTTACAAATCAAGACCATTCATTTTTTGTCAAAAGTCAGGTTCAGACAAAGCTCGGAGAAAAAGTAAATGTCCTAGATGAACCAGTAGGGAAAAATACGGCTCCGGCAATAGCACTTGGCATCAAATATATCCAAGAAAAACTTCATGGTAAACTCAATGACCCTGTATTTATTTCACCATCTGACCATATTATAAGCCCTGCATCAGAATTTGCTGATTATGTAAAAACTGCAGAAAAGTTTGCAAAAAATGGTTACATAGTCACCTTTGGTGTTGTCCCCACAAAACCTGAAACTGGTTATGGATATATTAACAAAGGGGAAAAAATTGACGAAAACTGCTATAAAGTAAAACAGTTTGTTGAAAAACCGGATTTAGAAACAGCTAAAAAGTATCTTGAATCAGGAAATTACTTATGGAATTCTGGTATGTTTATGTTTTCTATAGAAACATTTATCGAAGAAATAGAAAAATATGAGCCTAAAATTTATGATATTTTTACAAGCAGCTTTGAAGATATGATAGAAAATTTTCATAAAATGCCTGAGATATCTATAGATTATGCAATAATGGAAAAATCTAATAAAGTGGTTGTTATACCAATAAATATAACATGGTCTGATATAGGTTCATGGGATAGTGTATATGAAGTAATGCCTAAAGATGAAAACAAAAATGTTATTCAGGGAAATGTGGTATCAAAAAACAGTAAAAATAGCCTTATAATTGGATCCAAAAGGCTACTTTGCACCGTAGGTGTGGAAGACCTGATAATTGCTGATACTGATGATGCTATACTTATTGCAAAAAAAGGGTATTCTCAGCAGGTAAAAGATATTGTAGAACTACTTCGTAAAGAGGAAAGGGAAGAAGCAGAAGTTCATAAAACCGTTTACAGACCTTGGGGTAGTTACACAGTCCTTGATGAAGGAGTAAATTACAAAGTCAAAAAAATTGTAGTAAACCCAGGCCAGAAACTGAGCTTACAGCTTCATTATCATAGAGCTGAACACTGGATAGGGCTAAAAGGAACAGCTAAAGTGCAGATTGGAGATGAATTCATTTATTTACATGAAAATGAAAAAGCTTACATACCAAAAGCCACAAAACACCGTATTGAAAATCCAGGGAAAATTCATTTTGAGATGATTGAAGTGCAAATTGGTGAATACGTGGGTGAAGATGATATTGTTAGATTTGAAGATATTTACGGTAGGGTAAAATGA
- a CDS encoding aminopeptidase, with protein sequence MSYEEKLARLLCDYSLKVKKGDVVEIRGEICAEPLIKVCYVYLLKIGAYPIVKMSFPEQMYYFYKYAQKEQLEFIPEVSMTAAKTINGLIAIDSETNTKQLTNVDSTKVAINRKATRILKDIMFEREAKGEFKWVLAPYPTYSMAQDAEMSFDEYRDFVFGACKLNEENPVKVWEEVSKFQDKVVELLTGGKELKILGKNTELILKVEGRKWINCNGSHNMPDGEVFTSPVEDSAEGVMFFDVPTSFMGVEVKNVTLYFEKGKVVKATAEKGEEFLNKMLDTDEGARFVGEIAFGLNDNIDKPTKNILFDEKIGKTMHLAVGSSYPEAGGKNKSGLHWDLIKRMDNGSEVYLDGTLIYKDGKFIF encoded by the coding sequence ATGAGTTACGAAGAGAAATTGGCAAGATTGCTTTGTGATTATAGCTTGAAGGTGAAAAAAGGTGATGTGGTGGAGATCAGAGGGGAGATATGTGCCGAGCCGTTAATAAAAGTTTGTTATGTATATTTGTTAAAGATAGGTGCTTATCCTATTGTGAAAATGAGTTTTCCTGAGCAGATGTATTATTTTTATAAATATGCCCAGAAAGAGCAATTGGAATTTATACCAGAAGTTAGTATGACAGCTGCAAAAACCATTAATGGATTGATTGCCATTGATAGTGAAACAAATACAAAGCAATTAACCAATGTGGATTCGACAAAGGTAGCTATCAATAGAAAAGCAACCAGGATTTTAAAAGATATTATGTTTGAAAGAGAAGCTAAAGGTGAATTTAAATGGGTATTGGCACCTTATCCTACTTATTCAATGGCACAGGATGCTGAAATGTCTTTTGATGAGTATAGAGACTTTGTATTTGGTGCATGCAAATTGAATGAAGAGAATCCTGTAAAAGTTTGGGAAGAGGTTAGCAAATTTCAGGATAAGGTTGTTGAACTGCTTACAGGTGGTAAAGAGTTGAAAATTTTGGGCAAAAATACTGAGCTTATTTTAAAAGTTGAAGGGAGAAAGTGGATCAATTGTAATGGATCTCATAATATGCCTGATGGTGAGGTTTTTACAAGTCCTGTAGAGGACAGTGCTGAAGGAGTAATGTTTTTCGATGTACCAACTTCTTTTATGGGGGTAGAAGTAAAAAATGTGACTCTTTATTTTGAGAAAGGCAAAGTTGTGAAAGCTACTGCTGAAAAAGGTGAAGAATTTTTGAATAAAATGCTGGATACCGATGAAGGTGCGAGATTTGTGGGAGAAATAGCTTTTGGATTGAATGATAATATTGATAAACCGACTAAAAATATACTTTTTGACGAGAAAATAGGAAAGACTATGCATCTTGCAGTGGGGTCTTCCTATCCTGAAGCAGGTGGCAAGAATAAATCCGGACTTCACTGGGATTTGATAAAAAGGATGGATAATGGCAGCGAAGTTTATCTTGATGGTACATTGATCTATAAAGATGGAAAATTTATATTTTGA
- a CDS encoding manganese efflux pump MntP family protein yields the protein MSLVEIFIIVVALSIDAFSVSFGVGCKYHTPRHYFRLGWHFGLFQFLMPLIGAFIGYKVQKFVNNLDIIAAIILFVIAYKMIKEAMENKGEVCNINDPTKGLSLVSLSLATSMDALGVGFTFVLFKGNIFVASLLIGFVCAIFSLVGVYLGSISKRFFGEKIEILGAIVLFFIGIKFFMV from the coding sequence ATGAGCTTAGTAGAAATATTTATTATTGTCGTAGCTTTAAGTATTGATGCTTTTAGTGTATCTTTTGGGGTAGGGTGTAAATACCACACTCCAAGACATTATTTCAGGCTTGGTTGGCATTTTGGATTATTTCAATTTTTGATGCCCTTAATAGGTGCTTTTATTGGTTATAAAGTGCAAAAATTTGTAAACAATTTGGATATTATCGCAGCTATCATACTTTTCGTTATTGCCTACAAAATGATTAAGGAAGCTATGGAAAATAAAGGAGAGGTATGTAATATTAATGATCCAACTAAGGGGTTATCACTTGTATCTTTATCCCTTGCTACAAGTATGGATGCTTTGGGAGTTGGTTTTACTTTTGTTCTGTTTAAAGGTAATATTTTTGTTGCTTCATTATTAATTGGTTTTGTGTGTGCTATTTTTTCCCTTGTTGGTGTGTATCTTGGAAGTATATCAAAGAGGTTTTTTGGAGAAAAAATTGAAATTTTAGGTGCAATTGTTTTGTTTTTTATTGGAATAAAGTTTTTTATGGTGTGA
- a CDS encoding ClpXP protease specificity-enhancing factor SspB, translating to MNNKFKQEILEKVFDNFDKFYIHIMPHNGLIIGTRGLLDQEKEKGLLLVFGPYSYKDLQWDDQNIYVSMRFSGKWESLVIPYVAITSIFDDPLTPSFVFSFKITATQDKTEEKQEKPKKPLVEKGDKVIKINFQSKN from the coding sequence ATGAATAATAAATTTAAGCAAGAAATACTTGAAAAGGTTTTTGACAACTTTGATAAATTTTATATTCACATAATGCCACATAATGGTCTAATTATTGGTACAAGAGGACTTCTTGATCAGGAAAAGGAAAAAGGTTTGCTCCTTGTATTTGGTCCATATTCATATAAGGACCTTCAGTGGGATGATCAAAATATTTATGTATCAATGAGATTTTCAGGAAAATGGGAAAGTTTAGTTATTCCTTATGTAGCAATTACGTCTATTTTTGATGATCCTCTTACCCCCTCATTTGTATTCAGCTTTAAAATAACAGCTACACAAGATAAAACTGAAGAAAAACAGGAAAAACCCAAAAAACCTCTTGTAGAAAAAGGCGATAAGGTAATAAAAATAAACTTTCAGTCTAAAAACTAG
- a CDS encoding menaquinone biosynthetic enzyme MqnA/MqnD family protein yields MLIIGEIEYANVYPIFYELKKNGKYKFIKSYPSVLNKALRDGGIDISCCSSIEYARHPENYLILKNLSISSIKEVKSVCLFSNYEIKYLENKNIYLTDESGTSIVLLKILLKKFLNINVNYSIDKNDCDAFLYIGDKALYRFYNSEFKYVFDLGKLWYDFTGFPFVYALWLVNREVAKDKLDILKNFYNELVDIKTNSKKNLSTLIDHYYFKGLTSYQIIDYWETINYDLTTSHLNGLKTFYEYAYEIGEIKKVPKLEFINF; encoded by the coding sequence ATGCTGATAATTGGTGAAATAGAATATGCAAATGTGTATCCAATTTTTTATGAGCTTAAAAAGAATGGCAAATATAAGTTTATTAAATCTTATCCTTCTGTTCTGAATAAGGCACTGAGGGATGGTGGCATAGATATATCATGCTGTAGTAGCATTGAATATGCAAGGCATCCTGAAAATTATTTAATTTTAAAAAACTTGTCCATTAGCAGTATTAAAGAGGTGAAGAGTGTTTGTCTTTTTAGTAATTATGAAATAAAGTATCTTGAAAATAAAAATATTTATCTTACGGATGAATCAGGGACGAGCATTGTTCTTTTAAAAATTTTGTTAAAAAAATTTTTAAATATCAATGTAAATTATAGCATTGATAAGAATGATTGTGATGCCTTTTTATACATAGGTGATAAGGCATTATATCGGTTTTATAATTCAGAATTTAAATATGTTTTTGATCTTGGTAAACTCTGGTATGATTTTACTGGCTTTCCATTTGTGTATGCTTTGTGGTTAGTTAATAGGGAAGTTGCTAAGGATAAATTAGATATTTTGAAGAATTTTTATAATGAATTAGTTGATATTAAAACGAATAGTAAGAAAAATTTGTCCACTTTAATTGACCATTATTATTTTAAAGGGTTAACTTCCTATCAGATTATCGATTATTGGGAAACGATTAATTATGATCTTACTACAAGCCATCTGAATGGACTTAAAACTTTTTATGAATACGCTTATGAAATTGGTGAAATAAAGAAAGTTCCTAAATTAGAGTTTATAAATTTTTAA